The DNA sequence GGCACCTACCAGTTGAAGGGTGACGATTGCCGCGAGGTGGTCGGAGCCGCGCTCGACATCGGCTACCGCCACGTCGACACGGCCGAGGCCTACGAGAACGAGGCCGAGATCGGCCGCACCCTCGAGGACAGCCGGATCCCCCGCGACGAGCTATTCCTGACCACCAAGGTCTGGTGGACCCACCTGAAGGGGACCGAACTCCGCCGACACCTCGACGCCAGCCTCGAGCGGCTCCGCAGCGACTACGTGGATCTCACTCTGATCCACTGGCCGAACACCGACCTGTCGCTCGGCGAGCCGCTGGAAGCCATGCAGGAGTTGAAGGAGGCAGGACGCACCCGACTGATCGGCGTGAGCAACTTCACGCCCGAGCTGCTGGAACGGGCCGCCGAGCTGGCGCCGATCGCCACGAACCAGGTGGAATACCATCCCTTCCTGGCCCAGGACGACCTACGGAACCTGGCCCGGCGCCTGGGCCACGTGCTGACCGCCTACTGCCCGATCGCGCGCAATCGCGTGGCCGACGATCCGGTGATCCAGCAGATCGCCGAACGCCACGAGCGCACCCCGGCCCAGGTCACGCTGCGCTGGCACCTGCAGCAGCACGAGGTGATCGCCGTCCCCCGCTCGTCGAAGCGCACGCACCTCGAGCAGAACTTCGACGTGTTCGACTTCGAGCTCACCGACGGC is a window from the Candidatus Krumholzibacteriia bacterium genome containing:
- a CDS encoding aldo/keto reductase; its protein translation is MNVTVDVQGVMIPRLGLGTYQLKGDDCREVVGAALDIGYRHVDTAEAYENEAEIGRTLEDSRIPRDELFLTTKVWWTHLKGTELRRHLDASLERLRSDYVDLTLIHWPNTDLSLGEPLEAMQELKEAGRTRLIGVSNFTPELLERAAELAPIATNQVEYHPFLAQDDLRNLARRLGHVLTAYCPIARNRVADDPVIQQIAERHERTPAQVTLRWHLQQHEVIAVPRSSKRTHLEQNFDVFDFELTDGEMESIHQRARGERIVDPEWAPAW